One genomic region from Salvia hispanica cultivar TCC Black 2014 chromosome 2, UniMelb_Shisp_WGS_1.0, whole genome shotgun sequence encodes:
- the LOC125204685 gene encoding RING-H2 finger protein ATL3-like, protein MGDAAERSGGRFGDTGVIELTGKILVVAIVLLFFVVVFVFCLHLYAKWFWYRRQETSTATATRRRRRLEFPHDAPPPPSALRRGLDPSLLKTIPITMFDPKEFKEGLECAVCLCEVSEGEKARLLPKCNHGFHVDCIDMWFQSHSTCPLCRNPVASSSDFATGDAEEGVIQAPAVEDSVVVAIEIPNFPTNVLIWGNETQVSTFGPCAEEGHQGNAETSSSSSPSSLSSSSVASTSSGSEEDEQKSAVPTRLRSLKRLLSGSRRVNPSSPRILDLEQGVRGLS, encoded by the coding sequence ATGGGCGACGCGGCGGAGAGAAGCGGCGGCAGATTCGGAGACACGGGAGTGATAGAGCTGACAGGGAAGATACTGGTGGTGGCGATCGTCCTCCTCTTCTTCGTCGTGGTGTTCGTCTTCTGCCTCCACCTCTACGCCAAGTGGTTCTGGTACCGCCGCCAAGAAACCAGCACAGCCACCGCCACGAGGCGGCGCCGCCGCCTCGAGTTCCCCCACGACGCTCCGCCGCCGCCCTCCGCCCTCCGCCGCGGATTGGACCCTTCCCTCCTCAAAACCATACCCATCACAATGTTCGATCCAAAGGAGTTCAAAGAGGGGCTGGAATGCGCTGTGTGTCTGTGTGAAGTCTCTGAGGGGGAAAAGGCAAGACTTTTGCCCAAATGCAACCATGGATTCCATGTTGATTGCATTGACATGTGGTTCCAATCGCATTCCACCTGCCCCCTCTGTCGAAACCCCGTGGCGAGCTCCTCGGATTTCGCCACGGGTGATGCTGAGGAGGGTGTGATTCAAGCTCCGGCGGTGGAGGATTCGGTTGTTGTTGCAATTGAGATACCTAATTTCCCAACCAATGTGTTGATTTGGGGGAATGAGACTCAAGTTAGCACCTTTGGCCCTTGTGCTGAAGAGGGCCATCAAGGCAATGCAGAGACCTCGAGCTCATCATCACCGTCGTCGTTGTCTTCGTCTTCAGTGGCTTCCACGAGTAGTGGGTCTGAGGAAGACGAGCAGAAATCCGCAGTCCCAACGAGGCTGAGGTCGTTGAAGAGGCTGCTTAGTGGCAGTAGAAGGGTGAATCCTTCTAGTCCTAGAATTCTTGATCTTGAACAAGGAGTTAGAGGGTTGAGTTGA